One genomic window of Xanthobacter dioxanivorans includes the following:
- a CDS encoding sensor domain-containing diguanylate cyclase: protein MPGLGQDGLELLLFAVFYGCLMVATTEVGRKLGVFPALWPADAIAVGIYFLLHKTALGRHAVAITAVAFLLRVFHFGDDFALALAASMASGLVFALVVWGCARAGMEREAFLSVPMVISLALVAVVGTFPGALLAAFVQFVDVGGTFGGRLMRWWVPEMASVVLLLPPFLLWAGRTEDRGFEDMAATAPRSFLHVSAAEELSLAAFALLLATGAAAYYGEPLFIDIGGAILLWFAFRLGVFPTSLAASAFSLAMIALAVGRVLTAPDDKVVSSLLHLQGRLVLATLPALLIAAIMSQRARQQRELQEDRRRLAYALDGANDGIWDWHIPSDTIFFSARTFRMLGYDPTEAPGHLSDYAPLVHPDDLPVLVKSYKDHVAGRHLLYQAELRARHRNGSYFWLLKRGKVVERDAEGMPLRAVGTLTDISQRKHLEAALEHAASHDPLTGLANRAGFDRALEQARRRLVRDGALFAVLLVDIDHFKTVNDRYGHMAGDLLLTTAARRLQSAIRAGDLVARYGGDEFAIVAAGKNKEEFAVMAERLHSHLSRPVEVEGLVLPASFSMGMAVADDKTLDAPALIAEADAALYSAKDAGRGTWRAVGVAARRAIGYRAT from the coding sequence ATGCCCGGATTGGGGCAGGACGGGCTGGAGCTGCTGCTGTTCGCCGTGTTCTACGGCTGCCTGATGGTGGCGACCACCGAAGTCGGCCGGAAGCTCGGAGTCTTCCCGGCGCTGTGGCCGGCCGACGCCATCGCCGTGGGCATCTATTTCCTGCTGCACAAGACGGCGCTCGGGCGCCACGCCGTCGCCATCACCGCGGTGGCCTTCCTGCTGCGCGTCTTCCATTTCGGCGACGACTTCGCCCTCGCGCTCGCGGCCAGCATGGCGAGCGGGCTCGTGTTCGCCCTGGTGGTGTGGGGCTGTGCCCGCGCCGGCATGGAGCGGGAGGCGTTCCTCAGCGTCCCCATGGTCATCAGCCTGGCGCTGGTCGCCGTGGTGGGGACGTTCCCCGGCGCGTTGCTGGCCGCCTTCGTCCAGTTCGTCGACGTGGGCGGCACCTTCGGCGGCCGGCTCATGCGCTGGTGGGTGCCGGAAATGGCGAGCGTGGTGCTCCTGCTGCCGCCGTTCCTGCTGTGGGCGGGCCGAACCGAGGATCGCGGTTTCGAGGACATGGCCGCGACGGCGCCGCGGTCCTTCCTGCACGTTTCCGCCGCCGAGGAGCTGTCGCTCGCCGCCTTCGCGCTGCTGCTCGCCACCGGCGCGGCCGCCTATTACGGCGAGCCCCTGTTCATCGATATCGGCGGCGCCATCCTGCTGTGGTTCGCCTTCCGCCTCGGAGTCTTCCCCACGTCGCTGGCAGCGTCCGCCTTCTCCCTCGCGATGATCGCGCTCGCCGTGGGCCGGGTCCTGACCGCCCCCGACGACAAGGTGGTGAGCAGCCTGCTCCACCTCCAGGGACGGCTCGTGCTGGCCACGCTGCCTGCCCTGCTGATTGCCGCCATCATGTCCCAGCGCGCGCGGCAGCAGCGCGAGCTGCAGGAGGACCGCCGGCGCCTCGCCTATGCCCTCGACGGGGCCAATGACGGCATCTGGGACTGGCATATTCCCTCCGACACCATTTTCTTCAGCGCCCGCACCTTCCGCATGCTCGGCTACGATCCCACCGAAGCGCCGGGCCACCTGTCGGACTACGCCCCGCTGGTGCATCCGGACGATCTGCCGGTGCTCGTCAAATCCTACAAGGACCACGTGGCGGGCCGGCATCTGCTCTACCAGGCGGAGCTGCGGGCGCGCCATCGCAACGGCTCCTACTTCTGGCTGCTCAAGCGCGGCAAGGTGGTGGAGCGCGACGCGGAGGGCATGCCCCTGCGCGCCGTGGGCACGCTCACCGACATCTCCCAGCGCAAGCACCTGGAAGCCGCGCTGGAGCACGCCGCCTCGCATGATCCGCTCACCGGCCTCGCCAACCGCGCCGGCTTCGACCGGGCATTGGAGCAGGCGCGGCGCCGGCTCGTCCGCGACGGCGCCCTCTTCGCGGTGCTGCTGGTGGACATCGACCACTTCAAGACGGTGAACGACCGCTACGGCCACATGGCCGGCGACCTGCTCCTCACCACCGCGGCGCGCCGCCTGCAGTCGGCGATCCGCGCCGGCGACCTCGTGGCCCGCTATGGCGGCGACGAATTCGCCATCGTGGCCGCCGGCAAGAACAAGGAGGAGTTCGCCGTCATGGCGGAACGCCTCCACTCCCACCTCTCCCGCCCGGTGGAAGTGGAGGGGCTGGTCCTGCCCGCCTCCTTCTCCATGGGCATGGCGGTGGCGGACGACAAGACCCTCGACGCCCCCGCCCTCATCGCCGAGGCGGACGCCGCGCTCTACTCGGCCAAGGACGCCGGACGCGGCACGTGGCGCGCGGTGGGCGTCGCCGCCCGGCGCGCCATCGGCTATCGCGCGACCTGA
- a CDS encoding xanthine dehydrogenase family protein molybdopterin-binding subunit, which translates to MHLLQNLEDGAFAAVAATLRSAAEAPLSRRFVLAAMGGVGVGLMLGFGAPAEAAEAGGTAFNPFVRIAPDGTVTVIIKHLDKGQGTATGLATLAADEMDADWSKVTTEFAPADAKRYGNAAFGGAQGTGGSTSIAASYDVYRKAGAAARAMLVAAAARQWGVDPSTVKVANGVVSAGNRSAGFGALAEAAAREAVPAEPALKAPSAFTLIGKEGVHRVDNLAKTTGARIYTQDLKLPGMLVAVVAHPPRFGAKPTRFDAGAAKAVKGVSDVVMVPQGVAVLATTTHAAIKGRDALKVEWDESGAETRSTADLVAAYRAALAKAGTVAEAEGDVDKALATPGVKLVEAEFEFPYLAHASMEPMNAAAQLKDGAVTIWTGSQFPSADVPNAAHAAGVPPEKVVINTLWAGGSFGRRALASSDFVVEAVAIAKAHGKGVPVKLVWTREDDMKAGYYRPLYLHKVRAAVDASGKPVAWHHHVVGQSILAGTFFESVMVKNGIDETSVEGTHGGYDIPNLKVELTSMKTGVPVLWWRSVGHTHTAYAVEVMMDQLARAAGQDPVAFRLAHAKDDRLKGVIRLAADKAGWGTPLPAGVTRGIAAHRSFNTYVAEVVELSLADGGIKVQRVVAAVDCGRIVNPDVVRAQVEGGVGFGLGAALHDAITLDKGTVEQANFDTYAPLRMSEMPKVEVHMVASDAAPTGIGEPGVPPLAPAVANAIFAATGRPVHRLPFAGQSFKPA; encoded by the coding sequence ATGCACCTGCTCCAGAACCTGGAAGACGGCGCCTTCGCCGCCGTGGCGGCCACGCTGCGCTCCGCCGCCGAGGCGCCCCTCTCCCGCCGCTTCGTCCTTGCCGCCATGGGCGGGGTGGGCGTCGGCCTGATGCTGGGCTTCGGCGCCCCGGCCGAGGCCGCCGAGGCCGGCGGCACAGCCTTCAATCCGTTCGTCCGGATTGCCCCGGATGGAACCGTCACCGTCATCATCAAGCATCTCGACAAGGGGCAGGGCACCGCCACCGGCCTTGCCACCCTCGCCGCCGACGAGATGGATGCCGACTGGTCGAAGGTCACCACCGAGTTCGCTCCCGCCGACGCCAAGCGCTACGGCAACGCCGCGTTCGGCGGCGCCCAGGGCACCGGCGGCTCCACCTCCATCGCCGCCAGCTACGACGTCTACCGCAAGGCCGGCGCCGCCGCCCGCGCCATGCTGGTGGCCGCCGCCGCGCGGCAGTGGGGGGTCGATCCCTCCACGGTGAAGGTTGCCAACGGCGTGGTGAGCGCCGGCAACCGCAGCGCCGGCTTCGGCGCGCTGGCGGAAGCGGCCGCCAGGGAGGCCGTGCCGGCCGAGCCGGCGCTGAAGGCGCCGTCCGCCTTCACCCTCATCGGCAAGGAAGGCGTGCACCGGGTCGATAATCTGGCCAAGACCACCGGTGCCCGCATCTACACCCAGGACCTCAAGCTGCCGGGCATGCTGGTGGCGGTGGTGGCGCATCCGCCCCGCTTCGGCGCCAAGCCGACGCGCTTCGATGCCGGCGCCGCCAAGGCGGTGAAGGGCGTTTCGGACGTGGTGATGGTGCCGCAGGGCGTCGCCGTGCTCGCCACCACCACCCACGCCGCCATCAAGGGCCGCGACGCCCTGAAGGTGGAATGGGACGAGAGCGGCGCCGAGACGCGCAGCACCGCCGACCTGGTGGCCGCGTATCGCGCCGCCCTGGCCAAGGCCGGCACCGTCGCCGAGGCCGAGGGCGACGTGGACAAGGCCCTGGCCACGCCGGGCGTGAAGCTGGTGGAGGCGGAGTTCGAGTTCCCCTACCTCGCCCACGCGTCCATGGAGCCCATGAACGCGGCGGCGCAGCTGAAGGACGGGGCGGTCACCATCTGGACCGGCTCCCAGTTCCCCTCCGCCGACGTGCCGAACGCGGCCCACGCCGCCGGCGTTCCGCCGGAGAAGGTGGTGATCAACACCCTGTGGGCCGGCGGCAGCTTCGGCCGCCGGGCGCTGGCCAGCTCCGACTTCGTGGTGGAGGCGGTGGCCATCGCCAAGGCCCACGGGAAGGGCGTGCCGGTGAAGCTGGTCTGGACCCGCGAGGACGACATGAAGGCGGGCTATTATCGCCCGCTCTACCTGCACAAGGTGCGCGCGGCGGTGGATGCCTCGGGCAAGCCGGTGGCGTGGCATCACCATGTGGTGGGGCAGTCCATCCTCGCCGGGACCTTCTTCGAATCGGTCATGGTGAAGAACGGCATCGACGAGACCTCCGTCGAGGGCACCCACGGCGGCTACGACATCCCCAACCTGAAGGTGGAGCTCACCTCCATGAAGACCGGCGTACCGGTCCTGTGGTGGCGCTCGGTGGGCCACACCCACACCGCCTATGCGGTGGAGGTGATGATGGACCAGCTCGCCCGCGCCGCCGGGCAGGACCCGGTGGCGTTCCGCCTGGCCCACGCCAAGGACGACCGGCTGAAGGGTGTCATCCGCCTCGCCGCCGACAAGGCGGGCTGGGGCACGCCGCTGCCGGCGGGCGTGACGCGGGGCATCGCCGCCCACCGCTCCTTCAACACCTATGTGGCGGAGGTGGTGGAGCTCTCCCTCGCCGACGGCGGCATCAAGGTGCAGCGCGTGGTGGCGGCGGTGGATTGCGGCCGGATCGTCAATCCGGACGTGGTGCGGGCGCAGGTGGAGGGCGGCGTCGGCTTCGGCCTGGGCGCGGCACTGCACGACGCCATTACCCTCGACAAGGGGACGGTGGAGCAGGCGAACTTCGACACCTACGCCCCGCTGCGCATGTCGGAGATGCCGAAGGTGGAGGTGCACATGGTCGCCTCGGACGCCGCGCCCACGGGCATCGGCGAGCCGGGCGTGCCGCCGCTGGCGCCGGCGGTGGCCAACGCCATCTTCGCCGCCACCGGCCGGCCGGTGCATCGCCTGCCGTTCGCCGGCCAGAGCTTCAAGCCGGCCTGA
- a CDS encoding L-threonylcarbamoyladenylate synthase: protein MAPPAPPPARATRLVPTTAPGAFAEAARLLAAGGLVAFPTETVYGLGANAADPRAVAALYAAKGRPAFNPLIAHTHDAASARRLGHFNRAAGLLAERFWPGPLTLVVPYAGDDGVCELARAGLDTVALRVPSHPDAAALLAAFGGAVVAPSANRSGHVSPTTARHVMEDLGGRIDAVLDGGPAPVGVESTILDVTGAVPVLLRPGGLAREVIEAALGHPLARPGRADDARPVAPGRLASHYAPRARLRLDAGDVAPGEALLTFAGALPPGADRAAQVIDLSPSGDLTEAAARLYGALRGLDASGCAAIAVVPLPHEGLGEAIADRLARAAAPRPADETSASEIPT from the coding sequence ATGGCTCCTCCCGCACCGCCCCCTGCGCGCGCCACGCGCCTTGTCCCGACGACCGCCCCCGGTGCGTTCGCCGAGGCCGCGCGCCTGCTTGCGGCCGGCGGGCTCGTGGCCTTCCCCACCGAGACGGTCTACGGCCTCGGCGCCAACGCGGCGGACCCGCGGGCGGTGGCCGCGCTCTATGCGGCCAAGGGGCGGCCGGCCTTCAACCCGCTCATCGCCCACACCCACGATGCCGCCTCCGCCCGCCGGCTCGGCCACTTCAACCGCGCCGCCGGACTCCTCGCCGAGCGCTTCTGGCCCGGCCCGCTGACCCTGGTCGTGCCCTATGCGGGGGACGACGGCGTGTGCGAGCTCGCCCGCGCCGGGCTCGATACGGTGGCCCTGCGCGTGCCCTCGCACCCCGATGCCGCCGCCTTGCTCGCGGCCTTCGGCGGTGCCGTGGTGGCGCCCAGCGCCAACCGCTCCGGCCACGTCTCCCCCACCACCGCCCGGCACGTGATGGAAGACCTCGGCGGCCGCATCGACGCGGTGCTGGACGGGGGGCCGGCGCCGGTGGGGGTGGAATCGACCATTCTCGACGTGACCGGCGCGGTGCCCGTATTGCTGCGCCCCGGCGGGCTGGCGCGGGAGGTGATCGAGGCCGCCCTCGGCCATCCCCTCGCCCGCCCCGGCCGCGCCGACGACGCGCGCCCGGTGGCGCCCGGCCGCCTCGCCTCCCACTATGCGCCACGCGCCCGGCTGCGGCTCGACGCCGGCGATGTCGCGCCCGGCGAGGCGCTGCTGACCTTCGCCGGCGCCTTGCCGCCCGGCGCCGACCGCGCGGCGCAGGTGATCGACCTCAGCCCCTCGGGCGACCTCACCGAAGCCGCCGCCCGCCTCTATGGTGCCCTGCGCGGCCTCGACGCCTCGGGCTGCGCCGCCATCGCCGTGGTGCCGCTGCCGCATGAAGGGCTCGGCGAAGCCATCGCCGACCGCCTCGCCCGCGCCGCCGCACCGCGGCCGGCCGATGAAACCTCTGCAAGCGAGATCCCCACATGA
- a CDS encoding TIGR00266 family protein: MRSEISGTTLPVLTVTLEAGETILAETDRLSWMTSNVAMRTTTGAGGASGFFGVLGRAISGGGLFMTEFTAQGGEALVAFAATVPGNIIETHVAPGQGFLVHRHGFLAGAPSLSVGVGVQQSLGAGVFGGDGFVLQRLTGEGTAFIELGGEIVSYTLQAGQDLLVHPGHVGMFEESVGFEITTVPGVRNMLFGGDGLFLAHLTGPGKVWLQTLTAAKLAHALRPYLPAGEHR; this comes from the coding sequence ATGCGCAGCGAGATTTCCGGCACCACGCTTCCCGTGCTCACCGTAACGCTGGAGGCCGGGGAGACGATCCTGGCCGAGACCGACCGTCTCAGCTGGATGACCTCCAACGTCGCCATGCGCACCACCACGGGGGCGGGCGGCGCCTCCGGCTTCTTCGGCGTCCTCGGCCGCGCCATCTCCGGCGGCGGATTGTTCATGACCGAGTTCACGGCGCAAGGTGGGGAGGCCCTCGTGGCCTTCGCCGCCACCGTGCCGGGCAACATCATCGAGACGCATGTGGCGCCGGGCCAGGGCTTCCTGGTCCACCGCCACGGCTTCCTCGCCGGCGCGCCGAGCTTGTCCGTCGGCGTCGGGGTGCAGCAGTCGCTGGGGGCGGGGGTGTTCGGCGGCGACGGCTTCGTGCTCCAGCGCCTCACCGGCGAGGGCACGGCCTTCATCGAGCTGGGCGGGGAGATCGTGAGCTACACGCTCCAGGCCGGGCAGGACCTTCTGGTCCATCCGGGCCACGTGGGCATGTTCGAGGAGAGCGTCGGCTTCGAGATCACCACCGTGCCGGGGGTGAGGAACATGCTGTTCGGCGGCGACGGCCTGTTTCTCGCCCACCTGACCGGACCCGGCAAGGTGTGGCTGCAGACGCTGACGGCCGCCAAGCTCGCCCATGCGCTGCGGCCCTACCTGCCCGCCGGCGAGCATCGCTGA
- a CDS encoding GNAT family acetyltransferase: MSDILIHAETPTLAFGHAEDADTPAIVGLWERAGLTRPWNDPHADIALARRGPHSTILLAKAGAKDGAVLAGSVMVGHDGHRGWIYYLAVEPALQGRGIGRALLIAAEDWLRARAVPKLMLLVRPDNEQVRGFYQAAGYLEEPRVVFSRRLDGK; this comes from the coding sequence ATGAGCGACATCCTCATCCACGCCGAAACGCCCACCCTCGCCTTCGGCCATGCGGAGGACGCGGACACGCCGGCCATCGTCGGCCTGTGGGAGCGCGCCGGGCTGACCCGGCCCTGGAACGACCCGCACGCGGACATCGCCCTCGCCCGCCGCGGTCCCCATTCCACCATCCTCCTCGCCAAGGCCGGCGCGAAGGACGGCGCGGTGCTGGCCGGATCGGTGATGGTCGGGCACGACGGCCACCGCGGCTGGATCTACTACCTCGCCGTGGAGCCCGCGCTCCAGGGCCGGGGCATCGGCCGCGCGCTGCTCATCGCCGCCGAGGACTGGCTGCGCGCCCGCGCGGTGCCCAAGCTCATGCTGCTGGTGCGTCCGGACAACGAACAGGTGCGCGGCTTCTACCAGGCGGCGGGCTACCTGGAGGAGCCCCGCGTGGTGTTCTCCCGCCGGCTGGACGGGAAATAG
- a CDS encoding histone deacetylase family protein — protein sequence MSTLLVTHPAGLKHATPPGHPERADRLRVLDRIFEQEKFSHLVRDLAPLGARDDIIRVHPGDFVDAMGEATPQDGLVRIDSDTVLSPGSWEAALRAVGGACFAVDEVVEGKVSNAFVAMRPPGHHCETRKPMGFCLLNQVAIAARHAQAKHGLGRVAIVDFDVHHGNGTQEIFWADDSVLYCSTHEMPLYPGTGAVSETGVVNTIVNAPLRSGDDGTVFKEAMETRILPRITSFAPELILISAGFDAHVRDPLASLRLVDTDFAWITRRLMEIADAKCQGRVVSVLEGGYDLEGLASSASAHVSALMHG from the coding sequence ATGTCCACTCTGCTCGTCACTCATCCCGCGGGCCTGAAGCACGCGACGCCCCCCGGCCATCCGGAGCGGGCCGACCGGCTGCGCGTCCTCGACCGCATCTTCGAGCAGGAGAAATTCTCCCATCTGGTGCGCGACCTCGCCCCCCTCGGCGCGCGTGACGACATCATCCGCGTGCACCCGGGCGACTTCGTCGACGCCATGGGCGAGGCGACGCCGCAAGACGGGCTGGTGCGCATCGATTCGGACACCGTGCTCTCCCCCGGCAGCTGGGAAGCCGCCCTGCGGGCGGTGGGCGGGGCCTGCTTCGCGGTGGACGAGGTGGTGGAAGGCAAGGTTTCCAACGCCTTCGTCGCCATGCGCCCGCCGGGGCACCATTGCGAGACGCGCAAGCCCATGGGCTTCTGCCTGCTCAACCAGGTGGCCATCGCCGCCCGCCACGCCCAGGCGAAGCACGGGCTCGGCCGCGTCGCCATCGTGGATTTCGACGTGCACCACGGCAACGGCACCCAGGAGATCTTCTGGGCCGACGACAGCGTGCTCTACTGCTCCACCCACGAGATGCCGCTCTATCCCGGCACCGGGGCGGTGAGCGAGACGGGCGTGGTCAACACCATCGTCAACGCACCGCTGCGCTCGGGCGACGACGGGACGGTGTTCAAGGAGGCGATGGAGACGCGCATCCTGCCGCGCATCACCTCCTTCGCGCCGGAACTCATCCTGATCTCCGCCGGCTTCGACGCCCACGTGCGCGACCCTCTGGCCTCCCTGCGCCTCGTGGACACGGACTTCGCGTGGATCACCCGGCGGCTGATGGAGATCGCCGACGCCAAGTGCCAGGGCCGCGTGGTCTCGGTGCTGGAGGGCGGCTACGACCTGGAAGGCCTCGCCTCCTCCGCCTCCGCCCACGTCTCCGCCCTCATGCACGGCTGA
- a CDS encoding (2Fe-2S)-binding protein, which translates to MAVTLTVNGQARTIDADPDTPLLWVLRDELDLVGTKFGCGQALCGACTVHLDGTPVRSCQTALGDVGDAKVVTIEAVSGREAEAVKAAWTSLDVVQCGYCQSGQIMSAVALLAENKKPTDADIDNAMDGNVCRCATYHRIRAAIHDAARRLEA; encoded by the coding sequence ATGGCCGTCACACTTACTGTGAACGGACAGGCGCGCACCATTGACGCCGATCCCGATACGCCCCTCCTCTGGGTCCTGCGCGACGAGCTCGATCTCGTCGGCACCAAGTTCGGCTGCGGGCAGGCCCTGTGCGGCGCCTGCACCGTGCATCTCGACGGCACGCCCGTGCGCTCCTGCCAGACGGCATTGGGCGACGTGGGCGATGCCAAGGTGGTCACCATCGAGGCCGTTTCCGGCCGCGAGGCGGAGGCGGTGAAGGCCGCCTGGACCAGCCTCGACGTGGTCCAGTGTGGCTATTGCCAGTCCGGCCAGATCATGTCCGCCGTGGCGCTGCTCGCCGAGAACAAGAAACCCACCGACGCCGACATCGACAATGCCATGGACGGCAATGTCTGCCGCTGCGCCACCTATCACCGCATCCGCGCCGCCATCCACGACGCGGCCCGCCGGCTGGAGGCCTGA
- a CDS encoding acyl-CoA dehydrogenase, whose product MSYRAPVEEVSFFLKTCTALPRLMELGLVDLSFDVVDPVLDEAGKFAASVIAPLDRGADKQGCTLNDGAVTTPEGWRGAYEAWAAAGWNSVAAEEEFGGQHLPTCVTSALTEFWNSASPAFGIGGVLTMGAIEALTAHGSAAVQNTYLPKMVAGTWTGTMNLTEPQAGSDLSALRAKAVKQADGTYRVFGTKIFISYGEHDLAENIVHLVLARLPDAPAGTRGISLFVVPKFLVNADGSLGARNDVVCAGIEHKLGLNGSPTCTMAFGAAGEGAVGYLVGEENRGLACMFTMMNNARLAVGIQGVAVAERATQRAFAYARERRQGRAPGVDGAAPIIAHPDVKRMLLTMRAETDAARAICLKTADALDRAHRLADPLARSSALAEASLLTPVAKAFSTDIGTEVASLGIQVHGGMGYVEETGAAQHLRDARIFAIYEGTNGIQAIDLVTRKLPQEDGDVVEALIADYRDIADEVAALNVPDFGHAGTRLGEAVDALGRTTRKMLDWLPEEPAKALAGATPYLRLFARAAGGAYLAKVALAAYAERSAGGTDPRLSARIALARFFAENLATEAKGLEETVIGGAGGVLEAEAVLAIA is encoded by the coding sequence ATGAGCTATCGCGCACCGGTGGAAGAGGTCTCCTTCTTCCTCAAGACCTGCACCGCCCTTCCGCGCCTCATGGAGCTGGGGCTGGTGGACCTGTCCTTCGACGTGGTGGACCCGGTCCTCGACGAGGCCGGCAAGTTCGCCGCCTCGGTCATCGCCCCCCTCGACCGGGGGGCGGACAAGCAGGGCTGCACCCTGAACGACGGCGCGGTGACCACGCCGGAAGGCTGGCGCGGCGCCTACGAGGCCTGGGCGGCAGCGGGCTGGAACTCGGTGGCGGCCGAGGAGGAGTTCGGCGGCCAGCACCTGCCCACCTGCGTCACCTCGGCCCTCACCGAGTTCTGGAACTCGGCCTCGCCCGCCTTCGGCATCGGCGGCGTGCTCACCATGGGCGCCATCGAGGCGCTCACCGCCCATGGCTCGGCGGCGGTGCAGAACACCTACCTGCCGAAGATGGTGGCCGGCACCTGGACCGGCACCATGAACCTCACCGAGCCGCAGGCGGGATCGGACCTGTCCGCGCTGCGCGCCAAGGCGGTGAAGCAGGCGGACGGCACCTACCGCGTCTTCGGCACCAAGATTTTCATTTCCTACGGCGAGCACGACCTGGCCGAGAACATCGTGCACCTCGTTCTCGCCCGCCTGCCGGATGCTCCGGCCGGCACCCGCGGCATCTCCCTGTTCGTGGTGCCCAAGTTCCTGGTCAATGCCGACGGCAGCCTCGGGGCGCGCAACGACGTGGTCTGCGCCGGCATCGAGCACAAGCTCGGCCTCAACGGCTCGCCCACCTGCACCATGGCTTTCGGCGCGGCCGGCGAGGGCGCGGTGGGGTACCTCGTGGGCGAGGAGAATCGCGGGCTCGCCTGCATGTTCACCATGATGAACAACGCCCGCCTGGCCGTGGGCATCCAGGGCGTGGCGGTGGCCGAGCGCGCCACCCAGCGCGCCTTCGCCTATGCCAGGGAGCGCCGGCAGGGCAGGGCGCCCGGCGTGGACGGCGCCGCGCCCATCATCGCCCATCCGGACGTGAAGCGCATGCTGCTCACCATGCGGGCGGAGACGGATGCCGCCCGCGCCATCTGCCTGAAGACCGCCGACGCCCTCGACCGCGCCCACCGGCTGGCCGATCCGCTGGCGCGGTCGAGCGCGCTGGCGGAGGCGAGCCTGCTCACCCCCGTGGCCAAGGCCTTCTCCACCGACATCGGCACCGAGGTGGCGTCCCTCGGCATCCAGGTGCATGGCGGCATGGGCTATGTGGAAGAGACGGGCGCCGCCCAGCACCTGCGCGACGCGCGCATCTTCGCCATCTATGAGGGCACCAACGGCATCCAGGCCATCGATCTCGTCACCCGCAAGCTGCCGCAGGAGGACGGCGACGTGGTCGAGGCCCTCATCGCCGACTATCGCGACATCGCCGATGAGGTCGCCGCGCTGAACGTGCCCGATTTCGGCCATGCCGGGACCCGCCTCGGCGAGGCGGTGGACGCGCTGGGGCGGACCACGCGCAAGATGCTCGACTGGCTGCCCGAGGAGCCGGCCAAGGCGCTGGCCGGGGCGACGCCGTACCTGCGCCTGTTCGCGCGCGCGGCCGGCGGCGCCTACCTCGCCAAGGTGGCGCTCGCCGCCTATGCCGAGCGCTCCGCCGGGGGCACCGATCCGCGGCTGTCGGCGCGCATCGCGCTGGCGCGCTTCTTCGCGGAGAATCTCGCCACCGAGGCGAAGGGGCTGGAGGAGACGGTCATCGGCGGTGCCGGCGGCGTGCTGGAGGCGGAGGCGGTGCTCGCCATCGCCTGA